Genomic DNA from Oncorhynchus clarkii lewisi isolate Uvic-CL-2024 chromosome 28, UVic_Ocla_1.0, whole genome shotgun sequence:
ATTGACCTGACATAAATGAGTCCTGACATTTCTGCTGCATCTAGAAGTCATTTACATAAATGAGTCCTGACATTTCTGCTGCATCTAGAAGTCATTTACATAAATGAGTCCTGACATTTCTGCTGCATCTAGAAGTCATTTACATAAATGAGTCCTGACATTTCTGCTGCATCTAGAAGTCATTTACATAAATGAGTCCTGACATTTCTGCTGCATCTAGAAGTCATTTACATAAATGAGTCCTGACATTTCTGCTGCATCTAGAAGTCATTTACATAAATGAGTCCTGACATTTCTGCTGCATCTAGAAGTCATTTACATAAATGAGTCCTGACATTTCTGCTGCATCTAGAAGTCATTTACATAAATGAGTCCTGACATTTCTGCTGCATCTAGAAGTCATTTACATAAATGAGTCCTGACATTTCTGCTGCATCTAGAAGTCATTTACATAAATGAGTCCTGACATTTCTGCTGCATCTAGAAGTCATTTACATAAATGAGTCCTGACATTTCTGCTGCATCTAGAAGTCATTTACATAAATGAGTCCTGACATTTCTGCTGCATCTAGAAGTCATTTACATAAATGAGTCCTGACATTTCTGCTGCATCTAGAAGTCATTTACATAAATGAGTCCTGACATTTCTGCTGCATCTAGAAGTCATTTACATAAATGACGGAGTCCTGACATTTCTGCTGCATCTAGAAGTCATTTACATAAATGACGGAGTCCTGACATTTCTGCTGCATCTAGAAGTCATTTAGATAAATGACGGAGTCCTGACATTTCTGCTGCATCTAGAAGTCATTTACATAAATGACGGAGTCCTGACATTTCTGCTGCATCTAGAAGTCATTTACATAAATGACGGAGTCCTGACATTTCTGCTGCATCTAGAAGTCATTTAGATAAATGACGGAGTCCTGACATTTCTGCTGCATCTAGAAGTCATTTACATAAATGACGGAGTCCTGACATTTCTGCTGCATCTAGAAGTCATTTAGATAAATGACGGAGTCCTGACATTTCTGCTGCATCTAGAAGTCATTTAGATAAATGACGGAGTCCTGACATTTCTGCTGCATCTAGAAGTCATTTAGATAAATTGAGCCTTACTACCATCTAGTGGTTTATTGTtgcaaaatacttattttttacattttgtaattTCAAATAACCAACAGAAGCCAGTGTTGTCAAGCTCTAATCTGCAACAAATATTGAAAAACATTGCAACTTGAGTAAGTAGAAACAGTTAATGAAACTCCAGAAACACATAATCAGGTGAAAAAGGTAATGATCAATTGAGTGTTAATTGAACTCAGTCAACAGGTattacctctcccctctcaatGTCCTGTTATCTGGAGCTTTGTGTCCTGGCGCTAATTTCAAACAGGCCGACCCGGCTTTCAGTCTTCTCACCATTTCCAATCGGATTGCGTGGTGTTATTAAACTTGTCAATCCCATGGCATTGTTTCCCTGTCTAGTTCATTTGATCCAGAGTTGAACCTTGCTGTTTGGAGGGTGTCTTTCTGACCGACATCATTTGTAGCTTAATTAATGCGCTTTAAATTGAGGCCTGTCACTgtatacaacacaatgccaccctattccccatgtagtgtactactttggcctctggtcaaaagtagtgcacttaaaagggaatagagtgcagCTTGGGACGCCACCACAGTCACCAAGCCACAGCAGAGAAGAGCAGCCGTCTGTCTATAGGGGTAATCTGAACTCCTCTTCCTAGAAAAACTGCTCCACCACACCAGTCATTTATTACCTTTTTTGCTAAGGGCCCCTGTGTTGGTGGTGGCAGTATGTCTTTCTGCCATTGGAAGTGTGGGTTGGAACctggccctgcctgcctgcctgctctaTAATTGTGTTGTAGAAATGTGTGTGAGTGATTTTCTCCTGGTGTGGGTTGATTTGCAGAGcttaaggaggagaggagagccatcCAGATGGATATGAAAAGGCAGAGCCTCAGCCTCACCCactgtccctcctcctcccctgtggaAACAAGCCTGCAGATCAGATCCAGGTTGGCATCTAGTCTGCCTATACTCTCCTTtctaacaaaaacaaaatacctaTTTTACCACTTTCTGTTCTGTGGATTTACAGGCATTTTTTTGTCTGAAGGTTTACATGTGTACTTCCTAGACAAGAACAGTTCCTATTTGGTGAAAGGATCTTAAAGCATCATACTGCAGGGGCTCTATTCAATGACTTAGAATAtgcggacaactacaaatacctaggtgtctggctagactgtaaactctccttccagactcatattaagcatctccaatccaaaattaaatctagaatcggcttcctatttcgcaacaaagcatccttcactcacactgccaaacatacccttgtaaaactgattatcctaccgatccttcggcgatgtaatttacaaaatagactccaacactctactcagcaaactggatgcagtctatcacagtgccatctgttttctcaccaaagccccatataccacccaccactgcgacctgtatgctctcgtcagctggccctcgcttcatacttgtcgccagacccactgactccaggttatctataagtctatgctaggtaaagctccacattatctcaactcactggtcaccataacaacatccacccgtagcatgcgctccagcaggtatatctcactggtcatccccaaagccaacacctctttggccgcctttccttccagttctctgctgccaaagactggaacgaattgcaaaaatcgctgaagttggagacttatatctccctcgctaactttaagcatcagttatctgagcagcttaccgatcactgccgctgtacacagcccatctgtacatagcccattcatacaaccaactacctacctcatccccatattgtttttattttatttttttgctcttttgcacaccagtatttctacttgcacatcatcaacTGCACGTCTATCAATCCAGTGTTaattactaaattgtaattacttcaccactatggcctaattattgccttacctccttacttcatttgcacacactgtatacagatttttctattgtgttattgactgtacatttgtttatgtgtaactctgtgttgttttttgtcgaactgctttgctttatcttggccaggtcacagttttaaatgagaacttgttctcaactggcctacctggttaaataataaaaaataaaaaaatctgtattGAGGAAGTTCAGCACTAGAGTGTAattgaaatgtaaaggcaatgttcccgcgtcAGCGTAGACTGCATTGATGGTAAACACTTCATGTCGTCTCAATCGGATGTTACCTTCACATTTTTATTGCGCAATCTGTAACACTTCAGatatacagattgaatagagtccGACTTTGAAGGTTTTAATGGTGTTGTTGATCTTCTCAGGTCGACAGGATGGACAGGTTTTCCTGTAGATGAGACACAGAGACACTTGATCCCTGTGGTGGCCACCAGACCCCATCCTCCTCATACCAAGCCACCTCTAGTAACATCTCTAGTAAGGAGTACTCCTCCATTAGACAGGATGAGAGGCCAGCCACGTAGCTCACCCAACACCAGAGAACCCAGCCCTCTCCAACTGTCTAAATATGAACAGCTAAGGACTTACAGCCAGAGCTCTGAGGCTTCCCACACCTGCAACAGAggacccaccaccaccaccaccacccaagaCAGGGACAGCTACCTACCACCCCTGGTCCTCTCTGCCAGTACACTAACCAGCCTTGAACCCTACCTTAATCCTCCCTCAAAAGAGAGAGTAAAGGGCAGAACTTACAGGCGTAGTGGTCAGACTGTGACTGAGGGAGCTCAAAGACATGATGACTCATGGTCAGACTCAGTGAACAGCTGGCCCTCTTTATCCTCTGGTGGACACTCTCCTCTAGGCTCCTCCACACAGCCTCCTGGGAGCAAAGGGAGCTGTGAGCAGATGAGCCCCGTAAGGATGTTCCACCCTGCTCCCCCCGCCATGCAGAGGCCAGCCAGTAGAGGGCAGAGTGTGGCCAGGCACATGTGTCTGCCACAGCGGGACAGCCTGGTCAGCTCCTTGTGAACTGAACTCTTTACTACAGAAGAAgatacacaggcagcccaattcagattgtttttttgaccaatcagatctgaaaaatatctgatgtgattggtcaaaagaccgaTTTAGTGGGAAACGTATCATTATTGTGCTGCTTGTATAAAGGCAACCTCTGATACTGTAATATATGTTCTAGCTGCAGTCTGGTCAATGTATGTCACTCCTAAAATGAGATATCCTCACAAACATGTATCTTATCACAGGTCAATAGTACTCATACTTGTAAAAGGGATGTCGTAATCTCTTTAATATAAAGAATGAGTGCTGGCATTGGCTAGTCTTCCACAATGAGACAAGAGGCACAGGGATGTTATATGGTGATTTTCAAGAGACTGGTAGAAGACCTGAAAGAGAACAGGACAATATGGTTGAATGCTTTTGAAatgattaaacatttgatctacATATTCAACCATTTAATGAATGCATTTTGAATAAATATGAATGTATTTGGACAAATGTTCATATGTCTCTAATACATGTTTTATTACGGTTCTGCTTTCTCCAATCTAACAAAAGTGATTACCTGTTCAGAAATAGAAAACACTGCATGCTGTGTAATCTAGATGGGACATAAACCACACTTGAGTGATCtttaaaatagattttatttaccATTTGTAATTGAACAGTTTACGATATACAGCTGACATGACTAAGACAATTCAATGGATTTTGGCCCCAAGGTACAAGAGACATGGTTAGATATATATGATAAAGTACCAGTACTGTGTTCATTTCATTTGTGCTTTATTCTCCCTTATGATAGAATTTACATTGGCATAAATCATGTCTACTCTGCTGACAGTGACAACAGTTTACTCAGACCATTGTAAAGCCTTATTTCAAAACGGAAGTTTGTATTATTAGATATGTTATAAACACATGACTTGATTTAAAGTGCTGCAACAACttgtaaaaacatgtttatgagTAAGAAATTCAGACATCTCTATGATTAGTGAATCACAGAGCAGATAAATCCGTTTTAGTACAGTAAAAGCCTACTATGCGTTTTCAGAATTGCTAACATGTATTCATTTCTTACATTCCATATATAGAAGACTTTTACTACAGTGATTTCAATATGAGTTGATGAACAATTTGTTTCTATTACAATGTCACAAATATATGAATATTCATTCAATGTGTCCTTTTACACTACCTGCTTAGGTTAATCATTTTAATGGAAGGGTCTCACCAAATGATAAAATGCCAAGCTAATGAAATAATAATCCCAAAAAGGAAGAATAAGATGAAAACAAAATCACCCTTTCATACATAGTTCCCCAATACATTGATATTTTGATCTTATGTCATGTATTGCATTTACAATGTTATCTAGTCTTTTATTCAGATCCCTATTAgctgaagcagcagctactcttcctggggcccgGGCAATGTTGCTGATAATGCTGTTTgattttattttctttatttgcCACATAATGCTCGTAAACTACTCCTCCACCAAATTGAAAAGGCCAGTCTGTTTACGCAAAAAATGTACAGCACAGTCGCTATATTGTAAACAGATGTGACTGCAGTACAGTACCACAGTGTTCACTTAATACTGTTGGCATTGTTACTATGTAAAACAGATTAACACTTATGTACTGTCTCCAACAGTCATGTAGCTGCAGACATGTCATGTACCTCCAACAGAACATACTGGTAAATGCATTCCTTTGAATTTCAAGTTTCAACCCAAGTTTTTGTTCGGCAATACTTTTGATATCAGCTGGCTTTTAGAACAAGATAAAGGTAGTGTCACTGAACACGGATGATAAATCGTGACGataaaatacatgtttgttttttttgtacaaAAACAAAAGGTCTCTTAAATAGGTAGTTTGTGTTTTGTTAGATGAAAAAATGGATCGTTACTGATTGATTAGAATTACATGACATCAATAATGACACTATCGTGGTCTAAACATAGTAGTTATCAGTAGGGTATCCACTACACATAAATACATATTACACTAAACACTGATTATTGGCTAATTATTCtataagaaaataaaaacacacaaacaccagtCCTCTGATAGAGGAAGAACTCCGGGGATAGCAGAGACCAAAGGGTTGCAATAGCATGGTGGTTATCCTAACTTACTACTATTATAAAGAAGAGGACTACAAGTCAACAGTTCAACAAGAAGAAGAAATAAAAGTCCTAGAGGACTCCCTAGCCTCAGCCGGCATGTCGAGAATAATTCTGTCACCAGGGTCAATATATACTAACCCACTTTAGCTCATTTACACCTGCTGTCAACTTCTTATTACCAAAATGATATGTATCCATAGTGTTTCTAACTTTTCAAGACACACACATCAGTTAAAAGCAACATCATTATTAATATCCTGTGCTATCGTCATTCCAGGAACACTACTACTCTGCTTTATAACAGATTCAGTAGTGTGGCTGTACTGTGCTTCTGTCATCATCATAGGAGGAGAACACACTAGTCTTGTCTCCATCTGAAGTAAAACTTGAGTCTGTTGGGCTGCATCTAACCTACTGGTGtgcttgtttttttgtttaaataACCAACAACTTTGGGTaggtcccaaatggaaccctattccccattaCATTGGCAATAAGATGCCATGTGGGACAAAATAACCACTACCTACTCCCCTGAGTGTCAGACATGCCTCCTGTTGGACTGCAAGGTTTCGTTTCTATTTTGGACAAAGTCTGGATAGCTAACTGTCATGACACTTTTAACACAGTGAAACTGAAGTAAAAAGGAAGGAGAAGAACTCATAGTCACATGACAGCAGAAACTAGATTTGTGCAGTCAGATAAAGATGTTGAACATTATATACAGTGACGTACGTACTGGTTAAAGAAGAAATACAAAATCTGTAGTTTCACCAAGATGCTCTAGCTCTTTAGCAGCTGCATTGCCAGACTACCTCTCTCCATCAGTGTAGGCCAGGCAAGGACCCAGTGGATTTACAATGTTACCACAGACTGGTCGTTGCCTCGATGCAACACAGATGCAACGTAACAGAGCGGAGACAAATGCCTCAAattagatggagagatgggaccTCTTGACAATTGCCAATTCCAGCAACCTGTGAGAGCACTACTCCCACCCTAAACACAACCACAACAGCATCCTTTCACAAAGTGACTGAAATACATGTCCCTCCCACTCCAACCCcctaaaataaaacaattaccaGTAAAAAATCAAGTCATGGATGAGGAATGGTAAACATTACTGTTATTTCTTAAGATACTGTTGCTTCTTACAACATCAACATGTTTTCCTTATAATTATATACTATGTTAATTTACAATAATAAAAGATAAAAATAAGACAATTCTATAGAGAGAATGATACTATACAACTACATATAAACTACATAATTCAGTAAAGATGACTGAAGTTTTTTTTTATTCTCCTGGAGACAAGCTCCATCTCCAGGCTAACCAATGgcctctctctttcctgtttcCACATCCAATCACACCATTACTTGGCTCAGAGCTTTAAAACGCttgtaaatacatttattttcctCTGCAAAGACACCTGCTGATGCAAGTCTCTCAGTTTTGAAAAAGTGAACAAAGACACATACTCCAGCTATGTCACCGAGATATTAAAGTTCATGCATGTTCAACATGTTTTTTGGTAACATGCTTGGTTGGGGGCAAATCCTACTTGTGAGTAACAGAGGCTATGAGGCAACACCACTGTGTACTCCCTCCTCGATATGCTAGCTGCTTCGGTCCTCAATCAAATGCTCCCTTCACAAGTGAGATGCCACATTTCGAGATGCATTTCCCGCGGAAATGATTGGAAGACTAAAAGAGAGATGGCACTTTATTGTACTGAGTTGCATCCCATCCACccatttgtttttgtgtgtgaacATGATATGGTTGTCTTTACCTTAGCTCCCTCTCTAATGTAAAACCTACCATAATCATAGAAACATTTACTCAGGTATTGAACGTGTTCAGTAAGTAGTAAATTGTTTTGGGACCCTGAGAATGGGCATTGGGAAGTCATGTGCTTCAGTCAGGGTAGCTGTTCAGAAAGCTGGAGACCaacatgctctgtgtgtgtggggagttGGTGCTGTAATGCATGTTAGTTGTTTACATCATTGGAAGTAGAAGGGCTTAACTGTATAGTTAGTCAAATGAAATATTGTGTCAGATGAGTAGCTAAAAAGCCATTGGCTTACTCCAATTAGAGTTGTTCTGGGTAACCCTAAAGCAGCATACGTAACAGTCTGAGTAGTGGAGACTATATTGTATCAGAGGGTACTGAGAGTCAAAAGCTATACCTTAGATAAAACAGCAGAAGGGAAAGATCAGTCCCTAGAGTGGTTCCATTCAGATGTCTACAGCACTGACCCAAAGAACACCTGGCCTCCAGCTTTAAAACCCCCAGCACTGCCACTTGAAAAGTTGCCAATTCCGCTGGATATCTTTACAGATGAAGGAGAAAAATGTTGTCCCTCCCCTATTGTGCCATGTATTCACAGTGTGTACACACACCTGCATAACATGAAGAAGAGAAATGCATAATTCAATTATGTCGAAACAAGAGGTGAAATTCTTTTGGATGACGGCCAATTTCTCTAGAGGTTAGAAATAATAAGCCCTTACAATATGTAAAGGTCTCCAGTGAGTGGGCTCTCCCCCACGTTGCGGTGTGCTGTGGGAAAGGGTTGGGTGGGGACTGGCACTAGCCCAGTGGGGGCCTCTATGCGCTGGGGGTAGTGTTGTGTGCTGTTGAGCCGTTGCTGCCCTGGATGGTGAGGCTGATCTCATCCCTCTTctcatcctccttctccttctccttcagcTCCTCTTTCAAGGGAcgcacctccccctctccctctgagcCTGGGGTGGCGTAGAGGCCTAGCCGATGCTCACTCAGGGCCGGGCCCCACTTCACGTCTGGCTTGCACGAATTCTTCAACCGCTGTAAGGGGTGGAGGGTCAGAGGTCAATGTGAGTGAAGCGACATAGGTTCATTATGTATTGCTAATTAGAGGCAGGTAAAGCAGTTGGGAAAATGATGTAATGCAAGTTACGTAATAACATAACACCCATCGGGTTCTCTCTTTTACCATCCATTTCTTTTAGAACGAGTGCCCCTTCGACGAAATGTTCCATTTAACA
This window encodes:
- the LOC139386480 gene encoding serine/arginine repetitive matrix protein 2-like isoform X1; translated protein: MTIKFLMEETESVWNIIVEHVPESELSEIRVLLGDALIDIYTEMYSEVTMWQQIWQTLRLKQGNRPKAPRSPLSDPPAIKELLKAEIQLLLATVRERAAQEGRDADADLFRYSPSVVNYALGVPSNRCDTVNSRPTSSGIQFSQSQHVGRSCSQSSVTSTTNQDDIDAMRHMLNITHIDDIVAHLKSVLSEECNVLKSQVQFLQESVEQEHQTQHDVTEAPEPTVTELKEERRAIQMDMKRQSLSLTHCPSSSPVETSLQIRSRSTGWTGFPVDETQRHLIPVVATRPHPPHTKPPLVTSLVRSTPPLDRMRGQPRSSPNTREPSPLQLSKYEQLRTYSQSSEASHTCNRGPTTTTTTQDRDSYLPPLVLSASTLTSLEPYLNPPSKERVKGRTYRRSGQTVTEGAQRHDDSWSDSVNSWPSLSSGGHSPLGSSTQPPGSKGSCEQMSPVRMFHPAPPAMQRPASRGQSVARHMCLPQRDSLVSSL
- the LOC139386480 gene encoding serine/arginine repetitive matrix protein 2-like isoform X2, translated to MEETESVWNIIVEHVPESELSEIRVLLGDALIDIYTEMYSEVTMWQQIWQTLRLKQGNRPKAPRSPLSDPPAIKELLKAEIQLLLATVRERAAQEGRDADADLFRYSPSVVNYALGVPSNRCDTVNSRPTSSGIQFSQSQHVGRSCSQSSVTSTTNQDDIDAMRHMLNITHIDDIVAHLKSVLSEECNVLKSQVQFLQESVEQEHQTQHDVTEAPEPTVTELKEERRAIQMDMKRQSLSLTHCPSSSPVETSLQIRSRSTGWTGFPVDETQRHLIPVVATRPHPPHTKPPLVTSLVRSTPPLDRMRGQPRSSPNTREPSPLQLSKYEQLRTYSQSSEASHTCNRGPTTTTTTQDRDSYLPPLVLSASTLTSLEPYLNPPSKERVKGRTYRRSGQTVTEGAQRHDDSWSDSVNSWPSLSSGGHSPLGSSTQPPGSKGSCEQMSPVRMFHPAPPAMQRPASRGQSVARHMCLPQRDSLVSSL
- the LOC139386480 gene encoding serine/arginine repetitive matrix protein 2-like isoform X3; protein product: MTIKFLMEETESVWNIIVEHVPESELSEIRVLLGDALIDIYTEMYSEVTMWQQIWQTLRLKQGNRPKAPRSPLSDPPAIKELLKAEIQLLLATVRERAAQEGRSCSQSSVTSTTNQDDIDAMRHMLNITHIDDIVAHLKSVLSEECNVLKSQVQFLQESVEQEHQTQHDVTEAPEPTVTELKEERRAIQMDMKRQSLSLTHCPSSSPVETSLQIRSRSTGWTGFPVDETQRHLIPVVATRPHPPHTKPPLVTSLVRSTPPLDRMRGQPRSSPNTREPSPLQLSKYEQLRTYSQSSEASHTCNRGPTTTTTTQDRDSYLPPLVLSASTLTSLEPYLNPPSKERVKGRTYRRSGQTVTEGAQRHDDSWSDSVNSWPSLSSGGHSPLGSSTQPPGSKGSCEQMSPVRMFHPAPPAMQRPASRGQSVARHMCLPQRDSLVSSL